The genomic stretch TAAAATTAAAACAATCAATATTTTATGAGTCACCAAATTGAATTTTGCAAGAAATGTGTTAATAAATCTTTTTCCTCTTCTCAAGGAATTATTTGCGGATTGACCAATGAGAAACCAACATTTCAGTTTACCTGTCCAGATTTTGTAAAAGATGTCAAAGAAGAGCGAAGATTAGCAGAACGTGCAGCAGTTCAAGATGAAACGCATAGTTATGAAGATGCACAAGGAAGTTCAACACCAGTTTGGAAAACCATATTGGGTATTATTATCTTTATTGTTGCAATTATTCGACTCGTAGCGGTTTTTGCACGATAATTAGTAGTTAAATATAGAACGTATCGCTGGAATTTATATACATATCCCATTTTGTAAACAAGCATGTCATTATTGTGATTTTCACTTTTCTACGTCTTTATCGAAGAAAGATGAAATGATTTCTGCGATTCAAAAAGAATTATTTTTACGAAAATCAGAATTGTCAGAAACTACGATTGAAACCATTTATTTTGGCGGCGGAACACCAAGTATGTTATCGCTAGAAGAAATACAAGCGATTTTGAAAACTGTATATGAAAACTATAAAGTTTCACACAATCCAGAAATTACCTTAGAAGCAAATCCTGACGATTTAACCGAAATAAAAATTAAAGAATTGGCGGCTTCTCCGATTAATCGATTGAGTATTGGAATTCAATCGTTTTTTGAGGAACATTTACAAGCAATGAATCGTGCGCATGTTGCTGAAGAAGCTAAAAAGTGTTTGGAATTGGCAACTCATTATTTTGATAATATTACTATCGATTTGATGTACGGTGTGCCGAATATGACAATTGAACAGTGGAAAACGAATTTGGAGACTGCGTTCAGTTTTGGAATCAATCATATTTCAAGTTATGCATTAACGGTTGAACCGAAAACGGCGTTGGAAAAATTCATCCGACAAGGAAAATATCCAAATGTTTCAGAAGAAGAAGCACTTGCGCATTTCACCATTTTGGTGGAAGAAACTGAAAAACAGGGATTTATACATTACGAAATTTCCAATTTTGGAAAACCTAACTATTTTTCCAAACATAATACCTCGTATTGGAAAGGCGCAACGTATATAGGAATTGGTCCTGGCGCGCATTCGTTTCAGAAAACAATGAGAAGTTGGAATGTTTCAAACAATCCGTTGTACATAAAAAGTATTAAAGAAAACAACTTGCCTTCTACAACAGAAAATCTCTCTTTAGACGATCAATATAACGAATATGTAATGACAGGTTTGCGTACCATTTGGGGAATTTCTTTGGTATATATTCAACAAGAATTTGGAGGAAGTTACGTAGATCACACCTTACATATTGCAAAAACGCATTTACAAGAAAAAACAATTTCACAAGAAGCAATATTTATCAAAACAACACAAAAAGGAAAGTTTTTGTGTGACGGAATTGCTTCAGATTTTTTTAGGATTTAATTCTTCCAGCATATAAGGTAGCAATTAGTAAAATTATATTTAACGGTAATCCGATAAAAACAAACACAAAGAAATCCCAAGGTCCATTTTCTTGCAATAACCAACCTGAAAGCAGAAAAGAAAGCAATAGTAAAATAAGAAGAAAGCAAAAAAATTTTTTTTGAAAAGGATTCTTTTTCATGTTTTTGCTTCAAGATATGAAAAATCATTTAGTATTTTTGTGCTTATGATTTGTACTATTCAACGTAAAACGACAAAACACCAAATAGATTTATCAAAACCATTGGATATTTCCATTCCTTTACGCGCTTCTAAAGAAAACGTAAATGCGTGGTATTTGGATGCTCCAGAAATTTCGCCTGTTCGCACGGAAAATTGGGTTGGAAGTGTAAAAGAAGGCGGCGACGTTAATTTTAATAATATTTCATTTAATCCGCATTCGCACGGAACACATACAGAATGTGTTGGACATATTACGGAAGAAGTATTTTCTGTAAATCAACAATTAAAGCAATTTTTCTTTCATGCAGAGCTCATTACGGTTGTTCCTGAAAAAAAAGGTGGAGATTATATAATTTCTAGAAAACAGTTGCAAAACGTAATCGGAAACAAGAAACGAGAAGCGATTGTGATTCGTACATTGCCAAATTTTAGAGACAAGAAAAATAAACAGTATTCGAATACAAATCCGCCGTACATAGAAGAAGATGGCGCAATATATCTTAGAGAAAAGGGAATTAAACACTTATTAATTGATCTTCCAAGTGTGGATAAAGAAAAAGATGATGGTAAATTGTTAGCGCACAATGCGTTTTGGAATACAGGTGGCGATATGCGTATGAACGCGACAATTACGGAGTTTATTTTTGTTGCAAATAGTATAAAAGACGGCGCGTATTATGTAAATATACAAATTGCACCTTTTGAAAATGATGCTTCACCGAGTAAGCCAATTTTATATAAAATAGAAAAGTAATTAATAATTAGTTGCCTTTCAGATTTTTTTGAATCTCTTTACTAATTTGGTCCAGCGTAGGGAAATTTTCCAGCTTTTTGCTAAATTCTTTAAATTGTTGTTCTACAATACGCTTGATTTTATTTTCTATAATTTCGTCAATTGTTTCTCCATAATCTGGAAGTGGCTCGTCAGTTTTCTTTTCAGGATCAATAATCATTTTTCCTTGCCCAGTAACCAACCAAAGCGGGCTTAAATCAAGATATTGATCAAATATTTTTTCTAAAACGTCACTACCTACAGAAGCACTTGATTTGGCTTGCTTACTAGTGTAACCGTTACCTACGCCAATTGAAATGTCAAATGCACGCATACTCAAGTTTTTATGTTTGATAAATATAACGATCCGTTCTATTATTTTCATATATTGAGAAATTAAGCCATAAAAAACCTTATTTTATAGAAAATAGGTTTTAATATGTGCTTTAGGTTATACAAACTGACAGTAAATCAGCACAAATGTAACAATTAGTAAATATACATAAATCAATAGAATCTACACAAAAGTCTTATAATTTTATGCTGTAGTTGCAGTATTGTAAGCTTTTTAACGGAAGATTTTTAAGATATAATAGTGTTATTTACCTTTTAAATTTTTCTGAATTTCTTTACTAATTTGGTCAAGTGTTGGAAAGTTTTCTAGCTTATTGCTAAAATCTTTGAGTTGATCTTGAACAATACGCTTTATTTTGTTCTCTAGAATTTCATCAATAGTTTTTCCGTAATCGGGAAGTGGCTCATTAGAATTGTTGAAATCAATAATCATAGTATCTTTTCCTGTAACCAACCAAAGTGGATTTAGTTCAGGGTATGTATCGATTATCCGCTCTAAAACATCACTTCCGACAGAAGCGCCTGATTTTGATTGTTTGCTCGTGTAGCCATTGCCCACTTTTATTGAGATGTCAAACGCTCGCATGCTCATGTTTTTATGATTGATAAAGATGATTATTCTATCGATTATTTTCATTTTATTTCGAAATAAGACTATGAAAAATAAAATTTCATAGAAAATAGTTTTTAAAGTTAATAAATCGCCACTCAAATTGACAGTAAATCAGCACAAATGTGTTAATTTGTAAATATACACATTTTTACTATATGTATAGCGTTTTTTCGGAAAAGACAGGAATTGTATACCATTGATTCTCAATATAATGTTTGAATCTTAAGGAATTATACATATAAAATAGAGGCTTTGTTGTGTTGAAAATGTACTTAATCACCTTTCAATTTTTT from Kordia antarctica encodes the following:
- the hemW gene encoding radical SAM family heme chaperone HemW, giving the protein MAGIYIHIPFCKQACHYCDFHFSTSLSKKDEMISAIQKELFLRKSELSETTIETIYFGGGTPSMLSLEEIQAILKTVYENYKVSHNPEITLEANPDDLTEIKIKELAASPINRLSIGIQSFFEEHLQAMNRAHVAEEAKKCLELATHYFDNITIDLMYGVPNMTIEQWKTNLETAFSFGINHISSYALTVEPKTALEKFIRQGKYPNVSEEEALAHFTILVEETEKQGFIHYEISNFGKPNYFSKHNTSYWKGATYIGIGPGAHSFQKTMRSWNVSNNPLYIKSIKENNLPSTTENLSLDDQYNEYVMTGLRTIWGISLVYIQQEFGGSYVDHTLHIAKTHLQEKTISQEAIFIKTTQKGKFLCDGIASDFFRI
- a CDS encoding cyclase family protein, with amino-acid sequence MICTIQRKTTKHQIDLSKPLDISIPLRASKENVNAWYLDAPEISPVRTENWVGSVKEGGDVNFNNISFNPHSHGTHTECVGHITEEVFSVNQQLKQFFFHAELITVVPEKKGGDYIISRKQLQNVIGNKKREAIVIRTLPNFRDKKNKQYSNTNPPYIEEDGAIYLREKGIKHLLIDLPSVDKEKDDGKLLAHNAFWNTGGDMRMNATITEFIFVANSIKDGAYYVNIQIAPFENDASPSKPILYKIEK